One stretch of Chaetodon auriga isolate fChaAug3 chromosome 18, fChaAug3.hap1, whole genome shotgun sequence DNA includes these proteins:
- the LOC143336149 gene encoding cell cycle control protein 50A-like: MMASSYNAKDEDGHITVSGPGGGTLRSKKPENTAFKQQRLPAWQPILTAGTVLPAFFIIGLIFIPIGIGLYVTSNNIKEFEVDYTGVDMSSPCFNCSQNFSWNSTRPCTCTIPFYLEQPYESSVFMYYGLSNFYQNHRRYVKSRDDSQLNGDMESLMRPSKECEPYATHDNKPIAPCGAIANSMFNDTLELFYNDPNGTKIQIPLTTTGIAWWTDKHVKFRNPGGNNPNLTAVFQGTTKPVNWRRPVYELDTVAENNGFVNEDFIVWMRTAALPTFRKLYRIINKTSNMVPTLPRGNYTLEVVYNYPVRSFEGRKRMILSTISWMGGKNPFLGIAYITVGSVCFFLGVVLLIIHHKCGNRNNSADISN, from the exons ATGATGGCCTCTAGCTACAACGCCAAAGATGAGGATGGACATATCACCGTGTCCGGGCCTGGTGGCGGGACTCTGCGGAGCAAGAAGCCCGAAAACACCGCgttcaaacagcagagactgCCCGCCTGGCAGCCCATCCTCACCGCGGGCACTGTGCTCCCTGCCTTCTTCATCATCGGACTCATATTCATCCCCATCGGTATCGGCCTGTATGTAACGTCCAACAACATCAAGGAGTTTGAG GTTGATTACACAGGTGTTGACATGTCCAGTCCCTGCTTCAACTGCTCCCAGAACTTCAGCTGGAACAGCACAAGGCCTTGCACCTGCACAATACCCTTCTACCTGGAGCAGCCATACGAA AGCAGCGTCTTCATGTATTACGGCCTCTCCAACTTCTACCAAAACCACCGCCGCTACGTCAAATCAAGAGATGACAGCCAGCTGAATGGAGACATGGAATCCCTCATG AGACCCAGTAAGGAGTGTGAGCCGTACGCGACTCATGACAACAAGCCAATCGCACCGTGTGGAGCCATCGCCAACAGCATGTTCAATG ACACGTTGGAGCTGTTTTACAACGATCCCAATGGCACAAAGATCCAGATTCCTCTGACAACTACAGGCATCGCCTGGTGGACCGACAAGCATGTGAAGTTCAGGAACCCTGGAGGCAACAACCCAAACCTCACCGCTGTTTTCCAAG GTACAACGAAGCCGGTGAACTGGCGCCGGCCCGTCTACGAGCTGGACACCGTCGCAGAGAACAACGGCTTCGTCAACGAGGACTTCATCGTGTGGATGAGAACTGCCGCCCTGCCGACCTTCCGCAAACTCTACCGCATCATCAATAAGACAAGCAACATGGTTCCAACTCTGCCGCGAGGAAACTACACTCTGGAGGTGGTCTACA ATTATCCTGTTCGCAGCTTCGAGGGCAGGAAGCGGATGATCCTGAGCACCATCTCCTGGATGGGAGGCAAGAACCCGTTCCTGGGCATCGCCTACATCACCGTGGGCTCGGTCTGCTTCTTCCTGGGCGTCGTCCTGCTCATCATCCACCACAAATGTGGGAACCGCAACAACAGCGCCGACATTTCCAACTGA
- the cox7a2b gene encoding cytochrome c oxidase subunit 7A2b codes for MNRHIFALQQVARRTIASSARRQADNKVPRNQKVFQEDNGMPVHLKGGTADALLYRTTMVLTVLGTGYVLYEVVKAAFPQKK; via the exons ATGAACAGACACATATTT GCGCTCCAGCAGGTGGCGCGGCGGACCATCGCCAGCTCTGCCCGCCGGCAGGCTGACAACAAAGTCCCACGGAATCAGAAGGTGTTTCAG GAGGATAATGGGATGCCAGTTCATTTAAAAGGAGGCACAGCTGATGCTCTGTTGTACAGAACAACGATGGTCCTCACTGTCCTGG GAACTGGGTATGTTCTGTATGAAGTGGTGAAGGCCGCGTTCCCTCAGAAGAAATAA
- the filip1b gene encoding filamin-A-interacting protein 1 isoform X3 produces MLVDERQLHIEQIDQQSQKVQDLTQKLQEKEQRLAAVTDAAKQDNQKVLKLEAKLEHSIAKFAQEHEEMTAKLANEESQSRQLRLKMAGLAHKIEELEESNKLLHKSEEDLQELREKISKGECGDSSLMAELENLRKRVLEMEGKDEEITKTETQCRELRKKLQGEENHSKELRLEVDKLQKRMVELEKLEGAFNRSKTECSQLHTNLEKEKRVVKDLAGELEIVKTRMKELECSESKFEKVEKVLKDDLMKLKSFTVILVDERKNMAERLKQEEQKSDDLSKMFKAEQGKVTEVTEKLIEESKKLLKFKSEMEVKVTTLIQEKDELKTKLASEEEKCKDLNTKISGMKIRFDGLEEREKEMQRKWANKDNDRNPDEDNKVKELTLEIERLKSRLKQLEVVEGDLMKTEDEYDLLEKKFRTEQDKANTLSTMLEEMKSQIARNKAIEKGEVMSPEAELRIRCKMEEAKTRELQVDVQALKEKIHELMNKEDQLSQLQVDYSVLQQRFMEEEEKKKSMSHEVTNLIKELEATKRYSRALRPSMNGRRMVNVPVTSTAVQTDVMGSEPAEDETTAGFIRKSVLEENHLMSNLRQRGLKKPTVLERYPPASAELVAGKSSIPWMKKKEAITLTQTTPEKTNGASFLHPPEMTMSQKPGQPLRIRVTPDHENSTATLEITSPRAEDFFSSTTIIPTLGLQKPRITIVPKPTTVTSKSKACELMGGLDRAKSPVTITTISRAKSPDKSNGCNSDSLKSPVSIITVSTTPVAEACASPEPHNITAARTVIKVTPEKQPGPSPYRTYNGKSNIITTEDNKIHIHLGPQLKKPSEGCSSPVLTLGLGSESSKEMLTGTVLRSPRQPSVGKTTPSKMTSSITITPITSASSRPTQSVPSSDVQSARSAATRIPVSKGMKPSSKAVLGVSTVTRLESRAESQSMKIELRKSTVCGSASTAGGKS; encoded by the exons ATGTTGGTAGATGAGCGGCAGCTTCATATTGAGCAGATTGACCAACAAAGCCAGAAGGTCCAGGACCTGACCCAGAAActgcaggagaaagagcagCGTTTGGCGGCAGTCACAGACGCTGCCAAGCAGGACAACCAGAAGGTCCTCAAGCTGGAGGCTAAACTAGAGCATAGCATAGCCAAGTTTGCACAGGAACACGAGGAGATGACTGCCAAGCTGGCCAACGAAGAGTCCCAGAGCCGACAGCTTAGGCTAAAGATGGCCGGATTGGCACACAAGAttgaagagctggaggagagcaaCAAGTTGCTGCATAAATCAGAGGAGGACCTGCAGGAGCTAAGGGAGAAGATCAGCAAAGGGGAGTGCGGGGATTCGTCTCTCATGGCCGAGCTAGAGAACCTGCGGAAAAGAGTGCTGGAGATGGAGGGCAAAGATGAGGAGATAACCAAAACAGAGACTCAGTGCAGGGAGCTAAGGAAAAAGTTGCAGGGTGAGGAGAACCACAGCAAGGAGCTGAGGTTGGAGGTGGACAAACTACAGAAGAGAATGGTTGAACTAGAAAAACTGGAGGGAGCTTTCAATAGAAGCAAAACAGAGTGCTCTCAGCTTCATACAAACCTGGAAAAAGAGAAACGTGTTGTGAAGGATCTTGCCGGCGAGCTGGAGATCGTAAAAACACGGATGAAAGAACTCGAGTGCTCAGAGTCAAAGTTTGAAAAGGTAGAAAAGGTCCTCAAAGACGATCTTATGAAGCTGAAGTCCTTTACTGTTATACTGGTAGATGAACGGAAAAACATGGCGGAGAGACTTAAACAGGAAGAACAGAAAAGTGATGATTTAAGTAAGATGTTCAAAGCAGAGCAGGGCAAGGTTACGGAGGTCACGGAGAAGCTGATTGAGGAAAGCAAAAAACTTCTCAAATTCAAATCAGAAATGGAGGTCAAAGTGACGACCCTCATTCAAGAGAAAGATGAGTTAAAAACTAAACTTGCAAGTGAAGAGGAAAAGTGTAAGGATCTGAATACTAAGATAAGTGGTATGAAAATAAGATTCGATGGACtcgaggagagagagaaggaaatgcAGAGAAAGTGGGCCAACAAGGACAATGATAGAAATCCAGATGAAGACAACAAAGTGAAAGAGCTCACACTAGAAATTGAAAGACTTAAGAGCAGGCTCAAACAACTTGAGGTGGTAGAAGGGGACTTAATGAAAACAGAGGATGAGTATGATCTACTGGAGAAGAAATTCAGAACAGAGCAGGACAAAGCAAATACCCTTTCTACGATGCTGgaagaaatgaaaagtcagaTCGCAAGAAACAAAGCCATAGAGAAAGGCGAGGTCATGAGTCCAGAAGCTGAGCTTAGAATTCGCTGCAAGATGGAGGAGGCTAAAACCAGAGAGCTGCAGGTGGACGTCCAAGCCCTGAAGGAGAAAATCCATGAACTGATGAATAAGGAGGACCAGCTCTCCCAACTACAGGTGGATTATTCTGTCCTCCAACAGAGGTTcatggaagaggaagagaagaagaagagcatgaGCCACGAAGTCACCAATCTTATCAAGGAGCTGGAAGCCACCAAGCGCTACAGTCGCGCCTTGAGGCCCAGTATGAATGGTAGGAGGATGGTCAACGTCCCAGTTACCTCCACAGCAGTGCAGACAGATGTGATGGGTAGCGAGCCTGCTGAGGATGAGACGACGGCAGGCTTTATCCGGAAATCAGTCCTTGAGGAAAACCATTTAATGAGCAACCTCAGACAACGTGGTCTTAAAAAACCAACAGTTCTTGAACGATACCCTCCAGCATCGGCAGAACTTGTGGCAGGAAAATCCAGTATACCCTGGATGAAAAAGAAGGAGGCCATCACACTCACTCAGACCACTCCCGAGAAGACCAATGGGGCATCCTTTCTCCATCCACCTGAGATGACCATGTCCCAAAAGCCAGGACAACCACTGCGCATCCGAGTGACCCCAGATCATGAGAACAGCACTGCCACCTTGGAGATCACCAGTCCTCGAGCTGAGGATTTCTtctccagcaccaccatcatCCCCACTCTTGGCCTTCAGAAACCTCGCATCACAATCGTCCCTAAGCCCACAACTGTGACCTCAAAGAGCAAAGCCTGTGAACTGATGGGAGGTCTTGATCGAGCCAAATCTCCGGTCACGATAACCACCATCTCCAGGGCCAAGAGTCCAGACAAGTCCAATGGCTGCAACTCTGACAGCCTTAAGTCGCCGGTGTCCATCATCACAGTCAGCACCACTCCTGTAGCTGAAGCATGTGCTTCACCTGAACCTCACAACATTACAGCAGCCCGAACTGTGATCAAGGTGACCCCAGAGAAGCAACCTGGTCCATCACCTTACAGGACATACAATGGGAAAAGCAATATCATCACAACTGAGGACAACAAGATCCACATCCACCTGGGTCCACAGTTAAAGAAGCCCTCTGAGGGCTGCAGCAGTCCAGTGTTGACGCTTGGTCTGGGCTCAGAAAGCAGCAAGGAAATGCTAACAGGAACGGTGCTCCGCTCCCCACGGCAACCTTCAGTGGGGAAGACAACTCCGAGCAAAATGACAAGCAGCATAACAATCACACCCATCACCTCGGCATCCTCCAGGCCTACGCAGTCCGTG CCCAGTTCGGATGTGCAGTCAGCTCGGAGCGCAGCCACACGGATCCCTGTGTCAAAAGGTATGAAACCGAGCAGCAAGGCGGTTCTGGGGGTGTCCACAGTGACGAGATTAGAGTCGCGGGCCGAGAGCCAGTCGATGAAAATTGAGCTGAGGAAATCCACAGTTTGCGGCTCTGCTTCCACAGCAGGAGGCAAGAGTTGA